The Candidatus Zixiibacteriota bacterium genomic interval TCGCGAGGGGCATTTCAACATACGAGGTGTCGTCGCCCGGCGGCAACAGCCACATTACGCCCTTATCGAGCCGAAGGACCGTTCTGTTTTCCTGTGTGACGCTGGTGTCCGCGGTTACGGTCGGACTGGACATTCGGACGGTGGTGAGGACAGCCTGTTTGTTCGGTCGAAGGTACTGGGTCTGTGTGACGTTCCCACTGAAAATGCCGGACACTTCGATGGTGGCTTTCTGGTCGACCACGACATCGGTTTCAGAACTGCCGCACGACATCACCAGCGCCGCCGCGGCAACAACGAGAAACCGTTTTATCATTCATGAACTCCTTGGTTTGGGCAAACATAGGCTGCCGCCCGATCGGATTCAAGACATTTGTCCGAAACGTTTTTCATTCCGGTTTCTGAGCAACCACCATGATTTCCATTTCATCGAGGTGCGGGCGCTGTCGGCGCCAGTTACCTGCGGTACCGCCCCACAGATGCAGTTCGCAGAATCCGGTCTGGCGAAGCATGATGATGAGTTCGGACGGCACGAAAGCTCGCTCGCGGCCGACCAGACCCGGACGTCCTCCCGGCTCGGCCGCCACCATGTTCTGCTCGGTCAGGCTGATGGGATCGAACGTGCCCTTGTCGATGTCGGCTTCGGCGTACTGCCTGATGGTTCTGCAGCCGTTGAGCACGGTGAGTACGATTCGTGCCCCGGGCTGCAAAACGCGATTGATACAATGGAGGATGCGCATTCCCTGATCGTAGGGATCGTGTTCTGCGCCGAGCAGACCAAACGCTCCCTCGCACAGACAGATGGCGCCGTCGAACCTTCTGCCGGACATAAAGCTCGTGGCATCGGCCTGCACCCACTCTACCGTGACACCTGCCCGGCGGGCCGCCTCCCGCGCCTGGGCGAGCATACCGGACGAGATGTCGATGCCGGTAACGTCGTATCCGCGACGCGCCAATTCGATCGCGTGGCGCCCGACTCCGCAACCCACATCCAGCAGCGGCGCACCGTCGCACACCCGCAGTTCGTCGAGCACGAAATCAATTTCAGGGCCGGTGTTTGCCGTAAACTCGTTTTGCAGATAATAGGGAGCGTGCCGGTCGAAAAACGCTGCCCATGAGTTGTCTTCGTTCATACGGGTACTCCCTCGTGTTGTCAGCTCACCAGTTCCGGGGTGATCGCCCAGAGTAGAGACCATCCTTCTCGCCCGCGTCGCTCGAGGCACACTATCCCGCTGTGCGCAAACTGCACGACGGGGCGGTCAGGATCGCCCGTCAGAAGCAGGGCCGCCAGGCGGGCCAGGTGAGGCAGATGCCCTACCAGCATAATGTCCGAATCCTGCGTTCGGAGTTTGCCGCGCCAGGTCGAGGGGTCGTCCATCGGCGACATATCGTCGGCTTCTTCCACCAGCGACTCGGCATGCCAGCGTTCCGCTACGAGATCAGCGGTCTGTCGTGATCGGGTCTTGCCGCTGTGGTAGACGCGTGACAGGGATGGTTTACCGGTGACAAAGAGATGGTGCGCGATCACGCTGGTTTCTTCGATCCCCTGTTCCGTCAGGGAACGTTCCGGATCGGTATCTTTTGACCGCGCCTGCCCGTGCTGCATCAGATACAGTCTCATACCACTCCTCCTCGGCCCCACGAAACATGTCACGATGCGGACCGGGCATACGACTTGCCCGGTCCTCCCCATCTGTGGACGCCAGTGCGGCCGACAGCGCAAGTAACAGCAAAGCACCGCGTATAGCAACTCGTAGAAAAAGAAAGGCCGTCCGACGGTACGGACGGCCCGGCACGGTCCTTTTCGGGAAGAGCCTAGTTGAGGTAGGCCCGAAGCGATTTGCTGCGCGATGCGTGTCGGAGGCGGCGAATCGCCTTCTCTTTGATCTGGCGCACACGCTCGCGGGTCAGCGAAAAGCGGGCGCCGATCTCCTCGAGCGTGAGGGCCTTTTCGTGATTCAGCCCGAAATACAGGTTGATCACTTCGGCCTCGCGCGGGGTGAGCGTATCCAGCGCTTTTTCGATTTCCACGCGCAGCGACTGGCTCAGGAGGGCTTCATCGGGCGACGGCTGGAATTCGTCCTCCAGCACATCGATCAACGAGTTGTCCTCCGAAACCGAAAACGGCGCGTCCAGCGAAAGGTGCGAGTTGGATATCTTGAGCGTGTCGGCAACTTCGCCTTCCGATAGCTCCAGCTCCTTGGCGATTTCCTCGGGCGAGGGTTCTCGCCCAAGTCCCTGTTCCAGGCGGCTGGAAATCTTGCCGATTTTGTGGAGCGTCCCCACTCGATTGAGGGGGAGCCTGACAATGCGGCTCTGCTCGGCCAGCGCCTGCAGAATCGCCTGTCGAATCCACCAGACCGCGTAACTGATAAACTT includes:
- a CDS encoding methyltransferase domain-containing protein, translating into MNEDNSWAAFFDRHAPYYLQNEFTANTGPEIDFVLDELRVCDGAPLLDVGCGVGRHAIELARRGYDVTGIDISSGMLAQAREAARRAGVTVEWVQADATSFMSGRRFDGAICLCEGAFGLLGAEHDPYDQGMRILHCINRVLQPGARIVLTVLNGCRTIRQYAEADIDKGTFDPISLTEQNMVAAEPGGRPGLVGRERAFVPSELIIMLRQTGFCELHLWGGTAGNWRRQRPHLDEMEIMVVAQKPE
- the sixA gene encoding phosphohistidine phosphatase SixA — translated: MRLYLMQHGQARSKDTDPERSLTEQGIEETSVIAHHLFVTGKPSLSRVYHSGKTRSRQTADLVAERWHAESLVEEADDMSPMDDPSTWRGKLRTQDSDIMLVGHLPHLARLAALLLTGDPDRPVVQFAHSGIVCLERRGREGWSLLWAITPELVS
- a CDS encoding sigma-70 family RNA polymerase sigma factor, translated to MAKQSLKYRDEDRSLDLYLREIGETPLITADEEVRLARRIKQGDKKALEKLTKANLRFVVSVAKQYQNQGLSLADLINEGNIGLIKAAKRFDETRGFKFISYAVWWIRQAILQALAEQSRIVRLPLNRVGTLHKIGKISSRLEQGLGREPSPEEIAKELELSEGEVADTLKISNSHLSLDAPFSVSEDNSLIDVLEDEFQPSPDEALLSQSLRVEIEKALDTLTPREAEVINLYFGLNHEKALTLEEIGARFSLTRERVRQIKEKAIRRLRHASRSKSLRAYLN